A region of Maridesulfovibrio sp. DNA encodes the following proteins:
- a CDS encoding HAD family hydrolase, whose protein sequence is MESSLDFSAVIFDLDGTLLDTLGEIASAGNAALSRMGFDTHPVDAYRKFVGAGAKKLAWRVLPEEKQIQEVYDSFVPVLLEEFGQGLNTVAKPYAGIPEVLADFASCGKKLAVLSNKPHEFTVEAVSKFLPNVDFFAVCGGRKGVPLKPEPDAALKLAKAMGVSPQQTLFVGDSDVDIKTGVNAGMISIGAGWGFRGDEELIKAGANIVLDTPADLVSLL, encoded by the coding sequence ATGGAAAGTTCGCTTGATTTTTCCGCTGTGATTTTTGATCTGGACGGAACATTGCTTGATACACTTGGTGAGATAGCTTCTGCCGGTAATGCCGCTCTCTCACGTATGGGATTTGATACCCACCCTGTTGATGCTTACCGTAAATTCGTTGGGGCAGGGGCAAAGAAGTTGGCCTGGCGGGTTCTTCCCGAAGAAAAACAGATTCAGGAAGTATATGACAGTTTTGTCCCCGTGCTTCTTGAAGAATTCGGGCAGGGGCTCAATACTGTGGCCAAACCTTATGCCGGGATTCCTGAAGTGCTGGCTGATTTTGCGTCCTGCGGAAAGAAGCTGGCCGTACTTTCCAACAAGCCTCATGAATTTACAGTGGAGGCGGTCAGCAAGTTCCTGCCGAATGTTGATTTTTTTGCAGTTTGCGGCGGGCGCAAAGGTGTTCCGCTCAAACCCGAACCGGATGCGGCTCTTAAGCTTGCTAAGGCCATGGGAGTTTCGCCACAACAGACATTGTTTGTCGGTGATTCCGATGTGGACATCAAAACCGGCGTTAACGCGGGAATGATTTCCATTGGAGCGGGGTGGGGTTTTCGTGGCGATGAAGAACTGATCAAGGCCGGTGCCAATATTGTGCTGGATACTCCTGCTGATCTTGTATCGTTACTTTAA
- a CDS encoding response regulator, with the protein MLNTNASVLIVDDHQSMRRTVADIMRMLGYFNIKYAEDGLMALEQLKEHSSTKLVLLDWNMPRMSGLDCLREIRNSPELEKIPVIMVTAEAEQDLVVEAVAAGATNYIVKPFTPATLERKLKEVFPG; encoded by the coding sequence ATGCTAAACACAAACGCAAGCGTACTTATTGTAGACGACCATCAGTCCATGCGCCGCACCGTTGCAGATATTATGCGCATGCTGGGCTATTTCAACATCAAATATGCAGAAGACGGACTTATGGCTCTAGAACAGCTCAAGGAACACTCTTCAACCAAACTGGTTCTGTTGGACTGGAATATGCCGCGCATGAGCGGCCTTGACTGCCTGCGGGAGATACGTAATTCCCCGGAATTAGAAAAAATTCCTGTAATAATGGTCACAGCAGAAGCCGAGCAGGACCTTGTGGTCGAAGCCGTGGCTGCAGGAGCCACCAATTATATTGTCAAACCATTCACTCCTGCAACACTGGAAAGAAAGCTCAAAGAGGTCTTTCCCGGATAA
- a CDS encoding hybrid sensor histidine kinase/response regulator: protein MSHKPTVLAVDDTPENLHVLMDLLKVDYAIIAAKDGEKALKLAHSKEPDIILLDVMMPGMDGYEVIKRLKSEERTKDIPVVFVTSLSEAGDETRGLALGAIDYITKPFNPDIVKARVRNHLELREAVRMREDVERIMRHDLKSPLTSVISLPQLILMSGDFDDHIKSMLGRIEDAGYTVLSMINMSTALFKMERGTYSFVPESFDLAAVVRKVFLGYEDTAQMRGQELVLEIEGSTAVPGQEFMFFGEELLCYSMLGNLVGNAVDASPKGGTIRVRLQQTDDSVRISVHNPGMVPEDIKNRFFAKYATSGKDRGTGLGTYSAKLIAQAHKGDIFMDSVDNEVSVSVVIPR, encoded by the coding sequence ATGAGCCATAAACCAACCGTGCTGGCAGTGGATGATACGCCTGAAAACCTTCATGTTCTCATGGATCTGCTTAAGGTCGATTACGCCATAATCGCAGCCAAAGATGGTGAAAAGGCTCTTAAGCTGGCACATTCAAAAGAACCTGATATTATTCTTCTGGATGTGATGATGCCGGGGATGGACGGTTATGAGGTCATCAAACGCCTGAAGTCTGAGGAGCGGACCAAAGATATCCCTGTTGTCTTTGTCACATCCCTCAGTGAAGCCGGAGATGAAACCAGAGGGCTTGCTCTCGGAGCCATTGATTATATTACCAAGCCGTTCAATCCTGATATCGTTAAGGCCCGGGTCAGGAATCATCTTGAACTCAGGGAAGCTGTGCGTATGCGTGAAGATGTTGAACGGATCATGCGCCACGATCTCAAGTCACCGTTGACCAGCGTGATCAGCCTGCCGCAGCTTATTCTTATGTCCGGGGATTTTGATGACCATATCAAGTCTATGCTCGGGCGTATTGAGGATGCCGGATATACTGTGCTGTCCATGATCAACATGTCCACCGCCCTCTTTAAAATGGAGCGTGGGACTTATTCTTTTGTCCCTGAATCATTTGACCTTGCCGCAGTGGTGCGTAAAGTTTTTCTCGGGTATGAGGATACTGCCCAAATGCGCGGACAGGAACTGGTGCTGGAAATTGAAGGCAGCACGGCTGTCCCCGGGCAGGAGTTCATGTTTTTCGGGGAAGAATTGCTCTGCTATTCTATGTTGGGAAACCTTGTAGGAAATGCAGTAGATGCCAGCCCCAAGGGGGGAACGATCCGAGTCCGCCTGCAGCAGACGGATGATTCTGTGCGGATTTCCGTTCATAATCCCGGAATGGTTCCGGAAGATATAAAAAATCGTTTTTTTGCCAAGTACGCCACTTCCGGAAAAGATCGGGGAACAGGTTTGGGAACCTATTCCGCCAAACTCATCGCGCAGGCTCATAAGGGCGATATATTTATGGATAGCGTTGACAATGAGGTCTCTGTGTCTGTCGTTATTCCACGGTAG